One segment of Akkermansiaceae bacterium DNA contains the following:
- a CDS encoding ABC transporter ATP-binding protein, protein MNPFISIHSVTKSFTKGKTTITPLENLSLDVPKGEFLALMGPSGSGKTTLLNLVAGIDSPTMGELVIDGHDIARLSRAELTRWRASHVGYIFQLYHLVPILSAFENVELPLLLGKLSKAQRREKVNAALDLVDLADRAHHRPAELSGGQEQRVAIARAIVHDPGLLVADEPTGDLDRESADSILALLNTLADEHGKTIVMVTHDPKAADAAHRTLHLEKGQLIENLKAKF, encoded by the coding sequence ATGAACCCATTCATCTCCATTCACTCGGTTACTAAATCCTTTACCAAAGGAAAAACAACCATCACCCCCCTCGAAAACCTTTCCCTGGATGTGCCCAAAGGCGAGTTCCTTGCCCTGATGGGGCCGTCCGGCTCGGGTAAAACCACCCTGCTTAACCTGGTTGCCGGAATCGACTCACCGACCATGGGTGAACTCGTTATCGATGGCCACGACATCGCCCGACTGTCCCGAGCCGAACTCACCCGCTGGCGGGCGTCCCATGTCGGTTATATTTTTCAACTTTACCACCTGGTACCCATTCTTTCCGCGTTTGAGAATGTGGAACTCCCACTCCTGTTAGGCAAACTTTCCAAAGCGCAGCGACGGGAAAAGGTCAACGCCGCACTTGATCTGGTGGACCTCGCTGATCGGGCCCATCACCGGCCAGCTGAACTTTCCGGGGGCCAGGAACAACGCGTCGCCATTGCCCGGGCCATCGTCCATGACCCCGGTTTGTTAGTGGCGGACGAACCCACGGGCGACCTCGACCGGGAGTCGGCCGACTCCATTCTTGCCCTGCTGAATACGCTGGCTGATGAACACGGTAAAACCATCGTCATGGTAACCCATGACCCCAAGGCCGCCGATGCCGCCCATCGCACACTGCATCTTGAAAAAGGGCAGCTGATAGAGAATTTAAAGGCCAAGTTTTAA
- a CDS encoding ABC transporter permease, translating into MKLVSLALKNLTRHRLRSLLTILGVAAGMFLYASVETMQTSLAKATQSSANDTTLVVYRENRFCPMTSRLPEHYLPTIKRIKGVREVIPIQISVNNCGASLDVITFRGVPPEALKQYNPALEILEGSYNDFTKRSDAALVGRHFAQRRGLHAGDKFEAVGVNVYVAGIITSDSPQDDNVAYVHLPFLQQASRIGLGVVTQFNVKVESSDQLDAVASQIDETFKSDQQPTQTRPEKAFFAETAKQMIELIGFTRWLGLGSVLAVLGLVANAVLLIVRGRVKETAILQTLGYSRKDIAVIVVFEGVLLGIFGGFIGVAGAFMFFHVQSFTLGNEGLTLALAPTVSVFVSAMVVALLLGLLASLYPAWKATSRPLIQSLNA; encoded by the coding sequence ATGAAACTCGTTTCACTCGCGTTAAAAAACCTGACACGTCACCGGCTGCGGTCGTTGTTGACGATCCTGGGTGTAGCTGCCGGGATGTTCCTTTATGCCTCCGTGGAAACCATGCAGACCTCCTTGGCGAAAGCGACCCAATCGAGTGCAAACGATACAACCCTGGTGGTTTATCGTGAGAACCGCTTCTGCCCGATGACATCGCGGCTACCTGAACATTATTTGCCAACCATCAAGCGTATCAAGGGCGTGCGTGAGGTCATCCCCATTCAGATCAGCGTCAACAACTGTGGCGCCTCCCTGGATGTCATCACCTTCCGCGGGGTGCCTCCAGAAGCCCTGAAGCAGTACAATCCGGCTCTGGAAATCCTCGAGGGCTCGTATAATGATTTCACCAAACGTAGCGACGCAGCACTGGTGGGAAGGCATTTCGCCCAACGCCGTGGACTCCATGCCGGCGATAAGTTTGAAGCCGTGGGTGTAAATGTTTATGTGGCTGGAATCATCACCTCTGACTCGCCCCAGGATGACAACGTCGCCTACGTGCATCTTCCCTTTTTACAACAAGCTTCACGCATCGGACTCGGGGTTGTGACCCAGTTTAATGTCAAAGTAGAATCCTCCGACCAGTTGGATGCCGTGGCCTCACAGATCGACGAGACCTTTAAATCGGACCAGCAACCAACCCAGACTCGACCTGAAAAGGCTTTTTTTGCCGAGACCGCCAAACAAATGATCGAGTTGATTGGATTTACCCGATGGCTTGGACTTGGCTCAGTGCTCGCTGTGTTAGGCCTGGTAGCCAACGCAGTGCTTCTCATTGTCCGTGGCCGGGTCAAGGAAACGGCTATCCTGCAAACCCTGGGTTACTCGCGCAAAGACATTGCGGTTATTGTGGTTTTTGAAGGTGTGCTACTTGGAATCTTCGGTGGTTTTATCGGGGTTGCGGGTGCTTTCATGTTTTTCCACGTTCAATCATTCACGCTCGGCAATGAGGGGCTGACCCTTGCATTAGCACCAACGGTCTCCGTTTTTGTTAGTGCTATGGTCGTCGCCCTGTTGCTCGGCCTGCTAGCTTCACTCTACCCCGCCTGGAAAGCCACATCCCGCCCATTGATTCAATCCCTCAATGCCTGA
- a CDS encoding FtsX-like permease family protein → MLPFSYALRNLFRDPARLAQTVGGSALVVILLIAAVALNKGMDSVLSASGSMRNVVILGKGSEESIERSEVHLEAESIVATSVNGLQQQLGVTAVSGEIFYQAPIKTETGKENQALLRGVLEKALLVHTSVRLLDGNFPGPGEVMVGRLAYRKLDIDSSELAVGRKVYFGKVAMTVSGIFEAPGTVLESEIWFDRNDLATLTQRDTLSAITLRMNQAEFDDVQVFTLQRNDLELAAIREDKYYDKLSIFYKPIKMMTWITAALVSAGAIFGGLNTLYAAFASRIREMATLQSIGYTRLALLASLIQESLLATLTGTLVAFLAAYFLLDGKTVPFSIGTFTLTLSPAVIGTGLVAGVLLGTLGTLPPAIRCLSPSLPKALRSS, encoded by the coding sequence ATGCTTCCCTTTTCATACGCCCTGCGCAATTTGTTTCGCGATCCGGCCCGCCTGGCCCAAACCGTCGGCGGCTCGGCGTTAGTGGTGATTCTACTGATCGCCGCGGTAGCCTTGAACAAGGGGATGGATTCCGTCCTGTCAGCTTCTGGATCGATGCGTAACGTCGTTATCCTCGGCAAGGGCTCCGAAGAGTCGATCGAACGCTCAGAGGTGCATCTCGAGGCAGAATCCATTGTCGCCACCAGTGTGAACGGACTCCAGCAACAATTGGGGGTTACCGCCGTCTCCGGTGAGATTTTCTATCAGGCACCCATCAAGACAGAGACCGGAAAAGAGAACCAGGCGTTGCTGCGCGGAGTTCTGGAAAAAGCATTGTTGGTGCACACCTCCGTGCGACTCCTGGATGGCAATTTCCCTGGCCCTGGCGAGGTGATGGTCGGCCGCCTCGCTTATCGAAAACTTGACATCGACAGCTCTGAGCTAGCTGTCGGCCGGAAGGTGTATTTCGGCAAGGTTGCCATGACGGTTTCAGGCATTTTCGAGGCTCCGGGCACAGTACTCGAATCTGAAATCTGGTTTGATCGCAATGACCTCGCAACCTTGACCCAGCGAGATACGCTGTCAGCCATCACACTGAGAATGAATCAAGCGGAGTTCGATGATGTCCAGGTATTCACCCTGCAACGCAACGACCTGGAGCTTGCCGCCATCCGTGAAGACAAGTACTACGACAAGTTGAGTATTTTCTACAAACCTATCAAAATGATGACGTGGATCACAGCGGCCCTGGTTTCGGCTGGGGCCATCTTTGGCGGCCTGAACACACTCTATGCTGCCTTCGCATCGAGAATCCGGGAAATGGCGACCTTGCAGTCAATTGGCTACACACGTCTGGCCCTGCTGGCCTCCCTGATCCAGGAGTCCCTCCTGGCGACGCTTACCGGCACACTCGTGGCATTCCTCGCCGCCTACTTTTTACTTGATGGGAAAACCGTGCCGTTCTCGATCGGCACCTTTACCCTCACCCTCTCTCCTGCCGTGATTGGCACAGGCCTTGTCGCGGGTGTTCTTCTCGGGACACTCGGTACATTGCCTCCTGCCATTCGCTGCCTCTCGCCGTCGCTGCCCAAAGCTCTGCGGTCCTCATAA
- a CDS encoding TolC family protein → MKTAISIIISSTLLASCSMSPTASSSKSHKAWKQIPSWASARIQQRWWRQYGDTQLNRDVTTALANNPGLAVIAARLDRAEALVAKSRAASLPSINLGIGHRDGRQQEVAMGPYNLAPWEGGGQFSWEIDLSGRLRAATRSAKDARDAAFWDVHAARLQLASRIAATRFNLYRFNAEISCLQESTRASQETVDTLKARADAGIVAASAYHRQQAEHEKFTRQLIEARRLRDVTIVQLRTLTGGAVVSGTTRSHLPTPNNPPALSMAQILKANPSLLAAEARVRSAFQLEKSAKLDLLPSFQFNASATGVGSSLTGRYSAWQHHVGPALDIPIYDPVRLANIKVRRAEAKAAAAQYRSAVITVLEEVDKARINLQSRRRQLHANQREISSLTQTRRYASDQFKAGITSQIEYLDTERRWLEAKRTEASLRQAYLNDHIQLIKALGGS, encoded by the coding sequence ATGAAAACTGCAATCTCCATCATCATTTCCAGCACCCTGCTGGCCAGCTGTTCGATGTCGCCCACAGCTTCCTCCTCCAAAAGTCACAAGGCATGGAAGCAAATCCCCTCATGGGCAAGTGCGCGGATACAGCAACGTTGGTGGAGGCAATACGGTGATACCCAATTGAACCGTGATGTAACCACTGCCCTTGCTAACAATCCCGGTCTCGCCGTCATCGCGGCGAGGCTGGACCGGGCAGAAGCACTCGTTGCCAAATCCCGGGCCGCCAGCCTCCCCAGCATCAACCTGGGGATTGGCCATCGCGATGGCAGACAACAAGAGGTCGCTATGGGTCCCTATAATCTCGCCCCCTGGGAAGGTGGCGGCCAGTTTTCCTGGGAAATCGATCTGAGTGGTCGACTGCGGGCAGCCACGCGGTCGGCCAAGGACGCACGCGACGCCGCCTTCTGGGATGTGCATGCGGCAAGGTTGCAGCTCGCGAGCAGAATAGCAGCCACCCGGTTTAACCTCTACCGGTTCAACGCCGAAATTTCCTGCTTGCAGGAATCGACGCGAGCCAGCCAGGAAACGGTCGATACACTTAAGGCACGAGCCGATGCGGGTATCGTCGCTGCCAGCGCCTACCACCGTCAGCAGGCAGAACATGAAAAATTCACCAGACAACTTATCGAGGCCCGGCGTCTGCGTGATGTTACCATCGTCCAGCTGCGCACGCTCACCGGGGGGGCTGTGGTTTCTGGAACCACACGCAGTCATTTGCCGACGCCGAACAACCCGCCCGCCCTATCGATGGCCCAAATACTCAAGGCCAATCCGAGTTTGCTTGCCGCCGAAGCCAGGGTCAGATCGGCGTTCCAGTTAGAGAAATCGGCCAAGCTCGATTTACTCCCCTCATTTCAATTCAATGCGTCTGCCACAGGCGTAGGAAGTTCACTTACCGGGCGCTATTCAGCCTGGCAGCATCACGTTGGCCCAGCACTCGATATTCCCATCTACGACCCGGTTCGACTTGCCAATATCAAAGTCCGTCGTGCCGAAGCGAAAGCCGCCGCCGCCCAATACAGGTCTGCCGTAATCACTGTGCTGGAGGAAGTCGACAAGGCCAGGATCAATCTTCAGAGCCGACGGCGGCAGCTCCATGCCAACCAGCGGGAAATATCCTCACTGACTCAAACCCGGCGATACGCGTCTGACCAGTTCAAGGCCGGTATTACCTCTCAAATCGAATACCTCGATACCGAACGCCGCTGGCTCGAAGCCAAACGCACCGAAGCCTCCTTACGCCAGGCTTACCTCAACGACCATATCCAGCTGATCAAGGCCCTTGGTGGTAGTTGA
- a CDS encoding M48 family metallopeptidase translates to MDNPTAIFILVALLALWNLDFISALFNLKALDPKLPEEFRGIYDEDKYAESQEYTRVSERYGIITSTYSLTILLVFWFMGGFGWLDGWLRDLGWGETVTGLAFIGVLFLGNTLLSLPFQVYDTFVIEERFGFNKTTPKTFVIDQIKGLVLAAVLGAPLLALVLWIFGNIDNAWLWAWLAFTAFQLLMTYLAPTFILPLFNKFEPMEEGDLKSRIQEMSQQCDFPLTEIHVMDGSKRSTKSNAFFTGFGKRKKIALFDTLIENHGTDELLGVLAHEIGHFKKKHIIQRMVYMFVQTAVVFFLLGLVTDKNSSFAQGLFEAFGMTKDQISIYAGLVFFMLLFSPVSRVLSVVGNLSSRKHEFEADAYAAEIQGTPEHLIKALKKLAADNLSNLTPHPLPVFLDYSHPPMLVRIKALRKLG, encoded by the coding sequence ATGGACAACCCGACCGCGATTTTCATCCTCGTTGCCTTGCTGGCACTGTGGAATCTCGATTTCATCTCCGCCCTTTTTAATCTCAAGGCTCTCGACCCCAAACTTCCTGAAGAGTTCCGTGGCATCTATGACGAGGACAAATATGCCGAATCCCAGGAGTATACCCGCGTCTCAGAGCGCTATGGCATCATCACATCCACCTACAGCCTGACCATCCTCCTGGTATTCTGGTTTATGGGTGGTTTCGGATGGTTGGACGGGTGGCTACGCGATCTGGGATGGGGTGAAACCGTGACCGGCCTTGCATTTATCGGCGTGTTATTCCTCGGCAACACACTGCTGAGCCTCCCCTTCCAGGTATATGACACCTTTGTGATCGAGGAACGTTTTGGTTTTAACAAAACGACACCAAAGACCTTTGTAATCGACCAAATCAAAGGCCTCGTTCTCGCCGCCGTGTTAGGCGCGCCTCTCCTCGCGCTTGTTTTATGGATCTTTGGGAATATTGACAATGCCTGGCTCTGGGCGTGGCTGGCATTCACCGCCTTCCAGCTTCTGATGACCTACCTCGCACCCACCTTCATCCTGCCGCTGTTCAACAAGTTCGAACCCATGGAGGAGGGAGATCTGAAGTCGCGCATCCAGGAAATGAGCCAGCAATGCGATTTCCCCCTTACCGAGATCCACGTCATGGACGGCTCCAAACGATCCACCAAATCCAACGCCTTCTTCACCGGCTTCGGAAAACGGAAAAAAATCGCCCTGTTCGACACCCTGATCGAAAACCACGGTACGGACGAACTGTTAGGCGTCCTTGCCCACGAAATCGGGCATTTCAAAAAGAAGCACATCATCCAGCGTATGGTTTACATGTTTGTGCAAACCGCCGTTGTCTTTTTCCTACTCGGGTTGGTAACCGATAAAAACAGCAGTTTCGCCCAAGGTTTATTCGAGGCATTCGGCATGACTAAAGACCAGATTTCCATCTACGCCGGGCTGGTATTTTTCATGCTACTGTTCTCGCCTGTCAGCCGTGTTCTGTCGGTGGTTGGCAATCTCTCCAGCCGAAAACACGAGTTTGAGGCCGACGCCTACGCGGCAGAAATCCAAGGCACGCCCGAACACCTCATCAAGGCCCTCAAAAAACTCGCTGCCGATAACCTTTCCAACCTCACCCCCCACCCACTGCCTGTGTTTCTCGATTACTCGCACCCGCCAATGCTGGTGCGGATCAAGGCATTAAGGAAACTTGGGTAA
- a CDS encoding MoxR family ATPase — protein sequence MNNQELSNNITQACQWVPVIKEEMGKVLVGQSDLVDRLIVGLLCKGHILLEGVPGLAKTLAIKALSGCLHTNFARLQFTPDLLPSDLLGTMIYNPREAIFSAKLGPIFSNVILADEINRAPAKVQSALLEAMQERQVTIGDTTYPLPDPFLVLATQNPIDQEGTYQLPEAQLDRFLLKVTVNYPNRDEELLILDRMATSEPVYQTSPVVDIPTVASSIHLVNNIYIDPAVRKYIVELVHTTRYPAKVDTNLQNLIRVGASPRATINLALASRAKAFMAGRAFVTPQDVKDLAHDILRHRILPSYEAEAEDITTDSIIDRILARVPVP from the coding sequence ATGAATAACCAAGAACTTTCAAATAACATCACTCAAGCCTGCCAGTGGGTTCCCGTCATCAAAGAGGAAATGGGCAAGGTCTTGGTGGGACAAAGCGATCTCGTCGACCGACTCATCGTTGGTCTCCTTTGCAAGGGACACATATTGTTAGAAGGCGTACCAGGACTTGCCAAGACTTTGGCGATCAAAGCCCTTTCAGGCTGCTTGCATACCAATTTCGCGCGATTGCAGTTCACTCCTGATCTACTGCCGTCCGACCTGTTGGGCACGATGATTTACAACCCTCGTGAAGCGATCTTTTCAGCCAAGCTCGGCCCCATTTTCAGTAATGTCATTTTAGCCGATGAAATCAACCGCGCCCCAGCCAAAGTGCAGTCGGCTCTGCTGGAAGCGATGCAGGAACGGCAAGTCACCATTGGTGACACCACCTACCCTCTGCCCGACCCCTTTCTGGTGCTCGCCACGCAAAACCCAATCGACCAGGAGGGAACCTACCAGCTCCCGGAAGCCCAGCTGGACCGCTTTTTACTCAAGGTGACGGTCAACTATCCCAATCGCGACGAGGAGCTGCTTATCCTCGACCGCATGGCAACCTCCGAGCCGGTCTATCAGACGTCTCCAGTGGTTGATATTCCAACGGTGGCCAGTAGCATTCACCTGGTAAACAACATCTACATCGACCCCGCTGTCAGAAAATATATCGTCGAACTCGTTCACACGACCCGCTATCCGGCCAAAGTGGACACCAATTTGCAAAACCTGATCCGGGTGGGGGCCTCGCCACGTGCAACCATCAACCTGGCTCTCGCGTCACGGGCCAAGGCATTTATGGCAGGCCGGGCTTTTGTTACCCCTCAAGACGTAAAGGATCTCGCGCACGACATCCTGCGTCACCGTATTTTGCCGAGTTACGAAGCCGAAGCCGAGGATATCACCACCGACTCCATTATTGACCGCATCCTCGCCCGCGTGCCAGTGCCGTAG
- a CDS encoding fumarylacetoacetate hydrolase family protein — protein MKLIRHGEAGRECPGVILPDGRMMDASDEFLDFDEGFFACGGLESLRSWVDDGCLGGRELSADTRLGSPVARPSKLVCVGKNYMDHAKEFGGGVPDEPVLFMKATTACCGPYDDVILPTGSQKLDYEVELALVIGKTSRNIRERDAIDHVAGYTILCDYSERAWQKERCGQWVKGKSSDTFAPFGPCLVTTDELSDPQCLCLWTKVNGEKRQNGWSGDMMFGVAYLVSYISQFMTLLPGDIIATGTPAGVGMGMTPPRYLSAGDQVELGIEGIGTMRQRVIPEI, from the coding sequence ATGAAATTAATCCGACACGGTGAAGCGGGCAGGGAATGTCCGGGGGTGATTCTTCCGGATGGCAGAATGATGGATGCTTCCGATGAATTCTTGGATTTTGACGAGGGGTTTTTTGCCTGTGGCGGACTGGAGTCCTTGCGCAGTTGGGTGGACGATGGCTGCCTTGGCGGGCGGGAACTTTCCGCCGATACCCGGCTCGGTTCCCCGGTTGCGAGGCCATCGAAACTCGTTTGCGTGGGTAAAAACTACATGGATCACGCCAAGGAGTTTGGTGGGGGTGTGCCGGATGAACCCGTCCTTTTTATGAAGGCGACCACGGCATGTTGCGGTCCCTATGATGATGTGATCCTTCCCACGGGCAGTCAGAAACTCGACTACGAAGTTGAGTTGGCGCTTGTGATCGGCAAGACATCGAGAAACATCAGGGAGCGTGATGCGATTGACCATGTTGCTGGGTATACCATCCTGTGTGATTACAGTGAGCGGGCCTGGCAAAAAGAACGCTGTGGCCAGTGGGTAAAAGGGAAAAGCTCCGACACCTTTGCTCCGTTTGGTCCTTGTCTTGTGACGACCGATGAACTTTCCGACCCTCAATGCCTGTGTCTATGGACCAAGGTCAACGGCGAGAAACGTCAAAACGGCTGGAGTGGTGACATGATGTTCGGTGTTGCCTATCTGGTAAGCTACATTTCCCAATTCATGACATTGCTGCCGGGTGACATCATTGCCACCGGGACACCTGCTGGGGTGGGTATGGGCATGACACCACCTCGCTATTTATCGGCCGGGGATCAGGTCGAGCTAGGCATCGAGGGTATTGGCACCATGCGCCAGCGTGTGATCCCGGAAATCTAA